One window from the genome of Elaeis guineensis isolate ETL-2024a chromosome 5, EG11, whole genome shotgun sequence encodes:
- the LOC105046272 gene encoding uncharacterized protein, which translates to MANEVQVVPYKDPNQPVEARVRDLLSRMTLAEKAGQVAQIERSIASPAALTGRFIGSVLNAGGSAPRERASAEEWAEMVDEMQRWALASRLGIPIIYGTDAVHGNNNLYGATIFPHNVGLGATRDGDLARRIGEATALEVRASGIHWAFAPCVAVCRDPRWGRCYESYSEDTEVVRTMASIVAGLQGSPPEGHPAGYPFLAGSKNVIACAKHFVGDGGTHKGRNEGNTICTFEELEKIHVRPYLDCLALGVSTIMASYSSWNGKPLHSNRFLITDLLKDKLGFKGFIVSDWEGIDRLSKPHGSHYRYCISASINAGIDMIMVPHRYEMFLEDLIFLVESGEIPISRIDDAVERILRVKFVAGLFEQPFSDRSLLDIVGCKEHRLLAREAVRKSLVLLKNGKDPNIPFLPLNRDAKRILVAGMHADNIGYQCGGWTITWYGGSGRTTIGTTILEAIKEAVGKETEVVHEEHPSESTFTNKEFSFAVVVVGEAAYAEFFGDRAELGIPFNGAETISFVANKVPTLVIVVSGRPLVLEPNLLEKIDALVAAWLPGTEGGGIADVLFGDHQFEGVLPVAWFKSVDHLPMNAGHRNYDPLFPLGFGLKMSINNESYL; encoded by the exons ATGGCAAATGAAGTGCAAGTGGTGCCATACAAGGATCCGAACCAGCCCGTGGAGGCGAGGGTTCGGGACTTGCTCTCTCGCATGACGCTGGCGGAGAAGGCCGGCCAGGTGGCCCAGATCGAGCGGTCCATCGCCTCCCCCGCCGCCCTCACCGGCCGCTTCATTGGCAGCGTCCTCAACGCCGGCGGTAGCGCCCCGAGGGAGCGCGCCTCGGCCGAGGAGTGGGCCGAAATGGTGGACGAGATGCAGAGGTGGGCCCTCGCCTCCCGTCTCGGCATCCCCATCATCTACGGCACCGACGCCGTCCACGGCAACAACAACCTCTACGGCGCCACCATCTTCCCCCACAACGTCGGCCTCGGTGCTACCAG AGATGGAGATCTCGCACGGAGGATTGGAGAGGCCACGGCTTTGGAAGTCAGAGCAAGCGGCATCCACTGGGCTTTTGCCCCATGTGTGGCC GTCTGCAGGGACCCGAGATGGGGCAGATGCTACGAGAGCTACAGCGAGGACACGGAGGTCGTGCGGACCATGGCCTCCATCGTGGCTGGGTTGCAGGGATCACCTCCTGAAGGGCACCCTGCCGGCTACCCTTTTCTTGCTGGAAG CAAGAATGTGATTGCCTGTGCCAAGCATTTTGTTGGAGATGGGGGCACGCACAAAGGGAGAAATGAAGGAAATACCATTTGTACCTTTGAGGAGTTGGAGAAGATCCATGTGAGGCCTTACCTCGATTGCCTTGCTCTGGGAGTTTCTACAATTATGGCTTCATATTCCAGCTGGAATGGAAAACCATTGCATTCTAATCGCTTTCTCATAACAGATCTTCTCAAGGACAAGTTGGGTTTTAAG GGTTTCATTGTATCAGATTGGGAAGGTATAGATAGGCTCTCTAAGCCGCATGGGTCACATTACCGATATTGCATTTCTGCTTCAATTAATGCTGGAATTGACATG ATTATGGTGCCTCACAGATATGAAATGTTCCTAGAAGATCTGATATTTCTGGTAGAATCAGGGGAGATACCTATCTCACGGATTGATGATGCTGTAGAGCGGATCCTAAGGGTAAAATTTGTTGCTGGGCTGTTCGAGCAGCCTTTCTCAGATCGATCTTTGCTTGACATAGTTGGTTGCAAG GAACATCGACTGTTGGCCCGTGAGGCAGTTCGGAAGTCTTTAGTTCTATTAAAAAATGGAAAGGATCCAAATATTCCATTTCTTCCTCTAAATAGAGATGCTAAAAGAATTCTTGTCGCTGGAATGCATGCTGATAATATTGGATATCAATGTGGGGGATGGACCATAACATGGTATGGAGGCAGTGGAAGGACAACAATTG GCACAACTATATTGGAAGCCATCAAAGAAGCAGTAGGTAAAGAAACAGAAGTGGTACACGAGGAACACCCATCAGAATCCACTTTTACGAATAAAGAATTTTCATTTGCAGTTGTCGTTGTTGGGGAGGCTGCCTATGCAGAATTTTTTGGAGACAGAGCAGAGCTTGGGATCCCTTTTAATGGTGCAGAAACGATCTCTTTCGTAGCAAATAAAGTTCCCACCTTGGTGATTGTGGTATCTGGGAGGCCTTTGGTTCTTGAGCCAAATTTGTTGGAGAAAATAGATGCTCTGGTTGCCGCCTGGTTACCGGGGACGGAAGGAGGCGGGATAGCAGATGTTCTTTTTGGAGATCATCAGTTTGAGGGTGTGCTGCCTGTGGCATGGTTTAAATCAGTTGATCATTTGCCAATGAATGCTGGGCATCGGAACTACGACCCCCTATTTCCACTTGGATTCGGGCTGAAAATGAGCATCAATAATGAAAGTTATCTGTAG